In Deltaproteobacteria bacterium, a single genomic region encodes these proteins:
- a CDS encoding DciA family protein — protein MSSRRKKSFPTELSSILETFLGKKKYKKRIEDCKVFEYWHSCVGDKIAAHAEPEAFTRGVLKVTVSDHGWLQQLQFLKEEIKNRLNERLGKNSVENIYFKIGALKAQKAEAPHIEAELKKISLSEKERKRIEEATSNIGNGEIKKSIKRAMAKEAKRKKLVQMLQNEGKK, from the coding sequence ATGAGTTCTCGCAGAAAAAAGTCTTTTCCCACCGAACTGTCATCTATTCTGGAAACATTTCTTGGCAAAAAGAAGTATAAAAAGAGGATAGAAGATTGCAAGGTTTTTGAATACTGGCATAGCTGTGTAGGAGATAAAATAGCTGCTCATGCGGAACCGGAGGCATTTACCAGGGGTGTGCTCAAAGTCACCGTATCGGACCATGGCTGGTTGCAGCAGCTTCAGTTTCTAAAAGAGGAAATAAAAAACAGACTCAATGAGAGACTGGGCAAAAACAGCGTCGAAAATATTTACTTTAAAATAGGCGCCTTAAAGGCACAAAAAGCTGAAGCGCCTCATATTGAAGCAGAGCTGAAAAAAATCAGCCTTTCAGAGAAAGAGCGTAAGAGAATTGAAGAAGCCACATCAAATATAGGCAATGGGGAAATCAAAAAAAGCATAAAAAGGGCAATGGCTAAGGAAGCGAAACGAAAAAAGCTGGTTCAAATGCTGCAAAATGAAGGCAAGAAATAG
- a CDS encoding insulinase family protein, producing the protein MKYLGKYLGKYSRYSFFTLIFLFSLSSPAISSILEDIKIDYLDNGLKVVTIEDHKDPVITFQVWYRVGGMNEITGKTGLAHLTEHMMFKGTKKYEKGEVSRTVARHGGNENAFTSQEYTAYFQNFAKEKLHISLELESDRMVNLVVDPREFLLERDVVMEERRQRTDDDPTSSVVEEMYASAFKVHPYRNPVIGWMNDLENLQLEDLLDWYRTYYVPNNATVIVAGDITRAEVLPEIKKYFGSIPKGDEPPPVTIVEPEQRGERRVWVKKEAQLPFIFAGYKTPNIGHPDEFALEVIANILSSGKSSRLYKSLVYDKQTALYAGGSYDGLSKAPGLFYFYAAAKPGVKTDDVENGIYDVLEKLKKEGVTDLEIEKAKNQIEAHFVMSQDSIFYQAMTIGRIESAGIDYSYLDAYLDNVRKVTKEDVMRVANQYFIQGKRTVGILIPLKKGEHNEKH; encoded by the coding sequence ATGAAATATTTAGGGAAATATTTAGGGAAATATTCAAGGTATTCTTTTTTTACCCTTATCTTTCTGTTTTCTTTATCATCACCGGCTATTTCTTCTATTCTCGAGGACATCAAAATAGATTACCTCGATAATGGATTAAAGGTTGTTACCATTGAAGATCACAAGGATCCTGTCATAACGTTCCAGGTTTGGTACCGCGTGGGTGGTATGAATGAGATCACAGGAAAAACAGGCCTCGCCCACCTGACGGAACATATGATGTTCAAAGGAACAAAGAAGTATGAAAAGGGGGAGGTTTCCCGTACCGTGGCAAGACATGGTGGAAATGAAAACGCCTTTACCAGCCAGGAATATACAGCCTATTTCCAGAACTTTGCAAAGGAAAAACTTCACATATCGCTTGAACTGGAGTCCGACAGGATGGTTAATCTCGTTGTGGATCCCAGGGAGTTTCTTCTTGAAAGAGACGTTGTTATGGAAGAGCGGCGGCAAAGAACGGATGATGATCCTACTTCGTCAGTTGTTGAAGAGATGTACGCCTCGGCATTCAAGGTTCATCCTTACAGAAATCCCGTTATTGGCTGGATGAATGATCTTGAAAACCTGCAACTCGAAGACCTCCTTGACTGGTACAGGACCTATTATGTTCCCAATAATGCGACCGTTATTGTTGCCGGTGATATTACGAGAGCAGAGGTGCTCCCTGAGATCAAAAAGTATTTTGGGTCCATACCGAAGGGGGATGAACCCCCACCGGTAACAATTGTGGAACCGGAGCAAAGGGGTGAGCGAAGGGTGTGGGTTAAGAAAGAGGCTCAGCTCCCTTTCATATTTGCAGGCTACAAAACGCCTAACATCGGTCATCCTGATGAGTTTGCCCTGGAAGTGATTGCAAATATCCTTTCCTCCGGCAAAAGTTCGAGACTTTATAAATCGCTTGTCTATGACAAGCAGACGGCGCTTTATGCCGGAGGCAGCTATGACGGGCTTTCGAAGGCGCCGGGTTTGTTTTACTTTTATGCTGCTGCTAAGCCGGGTGTGAAGACGGATGATGTTGAAAATGGAATTTATGACGTTCTTGAAAAACTGAAAAAAGAGGGTGTTACCGATCTGGAAATAGAGAAAGCAAAAAACCAGATTGAGGCCCATTTTGTTATGAGCCAGGATTCTATTTTTTACCAGGCTATGACTATTGGCCGTATTGAGTCTGCCGGTATCGACTATTCTTATCTTGATGCCTATCTTGATAATGTAAGAAAAGTGACGAAAGAGGATGTAATGAGAGTTGCCAATCAATACTTTATTCAGGGTAAGAGAACCGTTGGAATACTGATTCCTTTAAAGAAAGGGGAACATAATGAAAAGCACTAG
- a CDS encoding insulinase family protein, whose translation MKSTRGLNFYRLTALMAVFLLFSAGCAGQIIKSGPETTKKGLVKEETSLRKPERFITDNGITVLFLERSSLPFITVNVTIRAGSVFEPPELAGLAGFTADLLTEGTAARSSGRISEEIDFIGGSLSSSGGIDFSSASLKVLSKDREKGFELLSDILLNPSFPEEEIERERSQVKASIISKADDPSTVAAEEFNELLFGDHPYSRPAEGYLDSIEKISRDHIVDFHKRYFLPNNSIIAVVGDMKKRELVRLLDKYFGPWKRGNAVAANYAHVKPLVKKVVKVIDKDLTQANVQLGHIGMKRDNPDFYAAYVMNYILGGGGFVSRLMTEIRDNQGLVYSVYSYFNPLKDPGPFKVGLQTKNESAKEAIEESLRQIKAMIEKGVTGEELRNAKDYLVGSFPLKFTTNSKIAGYLTYMEVYKLGLDYLDKFPKIIESLTIEDINRAAGKYLDPENYLLVVVGNEKKMGELDI comes from the coding sequence ATGAAAAGCACTAGAGGGCTCAACTTTTATAGGCTAACCGCTTTGATGGCGGTGTTTCTTCTGTTTTCAGCAGGCTGTGCCGGGCAAATAATAAAAAGCGGTCCTGAAACGACAAAAAAGGGCCTCGTCAAAGAAGAGACTTCATTAAGAAAACCGGAAAGATTTATTACGGACAACGGCATTACGGTCCTCTTTCTCGAACGTAGTTCTCTCCCCTTTATTACGGTCAATGTTACTATCCGGGCAGGATCTGTTTTCGAACCTCCTGAACTTGCCGGCCTTGCCGGTTTTACGGCAGACTTGCTTACTGAGGGTACGGCTGCCAGAAGTTCCGGTCGAATTTCCGAGGAAATCGATTTTATTGGCGGCTCTCTCTCCTCTTCCGGTGGCATTGATTTTTCTTCAGCTTCCCTCAAGGTTCTCTCCAAAGACAGGGAAAAGGGTTTTGAACTGCTTTCGGACATTCTCTTGAACCCTTCCTTTCCTGAAGAAGAGATAGAAAGGGAAAGGAGCCAGGTAAAAGCGTCCATTATTTCCAAAGCAGATGATCCCTCTACTGTGGCTGCCGAAGAATTCAATGAGCTTCTATTTGGTGATCATCCCTATTCAAGACCGGCCGAAGGCTATCTTGACAGCATCGAAAAAATCAGCAGAGACCACATTGTTGATTTTCATAAAAGATATTTCCTTCCCAATAACAGCATTATCGCTGTTGTCGGTGATATGAAGAAAAGGGAGCTTGTCAGACTTCTTGATAAATACTTTGGCCCATGGAAGCGAGGAAACGCTGTGGCGGCAAATTATGCTCATGTTAAACCGCTTGTAAAAAAGGTTGTAAAGGTAATCGATAAGGACCTTACCCAGGCCAATGTCCAGCTTGGACATATTGGTATGAAGAGGGACAATCCTGATTTTTATGCTGCCTATGTAATGAATTACATTCTTGGCGGCGGCGGCTTTGTATCACGCCTCATGACAGAGATCAGGGATAATCAGGGGCTTGTTTATTCCGTATATAGCTATTTTAATCCTCTCAAAGATCCGGGGCCGTTTAAAGTGGGACTTCAGACGAAAAATGAGTCGGCAAAGGAGGCCATCGAGGAATCCTTAAGACAGATAAAGGCAATGATTGAAAAGGGAGTTACCGGGGAGGAGTTGAGAAATGCCAAGGACTACCTTGTGGGCAGTTTTCCTTTAAAATTTACGACCAATTCGAAGATTGCCGGTTATTTGACTTACATGGAGGTCTATAAGCTCGGTCTCGATTATCTTGACAAGTTTCCAAAAATAATAGAATCATTAACTATCGAAGATATTAACAGAGCTGCCGGAAAGTATCTTGATCCTGAAAATTATCTTCTTGTTGTCGTCGGCAATGAAAAAAAGATGGGAGAGCTTGATATTTAA
- a CDS encoding histone deacetylase, translating to MARSCGIVFDKRYLLHDTGAHVEVADRLRSIGDMLDETGILGRTTLIEPRCATEEEILLNHSSSYLERLKKMGPGYLDADTVVSEKSYETALLAAGGCLNMVDAIMKKEIDNGFAFVRPPGHHAERERGMGFCLFNNVAIAARYLINEYKLQRIVILDWDVHHGNGTQHSFYGEREALYLSIHQSPCYPGTGSVFETGEGDGEGYTINLPIPAGAGDRAYLKSFEELFIPGIKAYAPEIILVSAGFDSHCCDPLGGMEVSAAGFAEMARMLVHTAENQCDGKIGFFLEGGYSLDGLAESVKEVLLVALGEEEIKKKLTDGINIDPVIEKAKSIHHLA from the coding sequence ATGGCCAGATCCTGCGGAATAGTATTTGATAAAAGATACCTGCTTCATGATACGGGCGCTCATGTTGAAGTCGCAGACCGGCTCCGGTCCATTGGAGATATGCTTGACGAAACCGGTATATTGGGCCGCACCACGCTTATAGAGCCGAGATGCGCAACGGAGGAGGAGATTCTCCTGAATCATAGTTCTTCCTACCTTGAACGATTAAAAAAGATGGGGCCTGGTTACCTCGATGCCGATACGGTCGTATCGGAAAAATCTTACGAGACGGCGCTCCTTGCCGCCGGTGGATGTCTTAATATGGTCGATGCTATTATGAAGAAAGAAATTGATAATGGCTTTGCCTTTGTGAGACCTCCGGGCCATCATGCCGAACGGGAGAGGGGCATGGGCTTTTGTCTTTTTAATAATGTCGCTATTGCAGCCAGATATCTTATTAATGAGTACAAACTCCAAAGAATTGTCATTTTAGACTGGGATGTTCATCATGGCAATGGAACACAGCATTCATTTTATGGAGAAAGAGAGGCGCTTTATCTCTCTATACACCAGAGTCCCTGCTATCCCGGCACCGGCTCGGTTTTTGAAACAGGAGAAGGGGATGGAGAAGGTTATACTATAAACCTGCCCATTCCTGCGGGGGCCGGTGACAGGGCTTATCTTAAAAGCTTTGAAGAGCTTTTTATTCCCGGGATTAAAGCGTATGCGCCGGAAATTATCCTGGTTTCAGCCGGTTTTGATTCACATTGCTGCGATCCTCTTGGCGGTATGGAGGTTTCTGCAGCCGGTTTTGCTGAAATGGCACGCATGCTGGTCCATACAGCCGAGAACCAGTGTGATGGTAAAATAGGGTTTTTTCTGGAAGGTGGTTATTCTTTGGATGGCCTTGCAGAGTCGGTGAAAGAAGTGCTTTTGGTTGCCCTCGGGGAAGAAGAGATTAAGAAGAAATTGACCGATGGAATTAATATCGACCCTGTTATTGAAAAGGCAAAGTCGATTCATCATCTCGCATGA
- a CDS encoding tRNA1(Val) (adenine(37)-N6)-methyltransferase, whose product MTEVKANDLADGEAVEDLLQGKLKIIQNEKGFRFSIDAILIAHFARIKKKDNIADLGTGSGVIPLILSYRYPLHSITGIEVDEAAVSMAKRSVDLNNLSEKVNILAGDIREIRTISAPEAYSFVIANPPYGKVGSGRLSEGLSRASARHEVTGGLKDFIKAGAYLLKYRGVMSIIYPAKRLADLMYEMRRCGIEPKRLRTVHSRKGDAAKLVMVEGVKGGGVEMEIEAPLYIYENEDRYTEEVKAMYL is encoded by the coding sequence ATGACAGAAGTCAAAGCCAATGACCTGGCAGATGGTGAAGCAGTAGAAGACCTGCTTCAAGGAAAGTTAAAGATAATCCAGAATGAGAAAGGATTTCGCTTTTCCATTGATGCCATTCTTATTGCCCATTTTGCAAGGATAAAAAAGAAAGATAATATTGCCGACCTCGGCACCGGTTCCGGAGTGATACCGCTCATTCTCTCCTATAGATACCCTCTTCATTCCATTACCGGCATAGAGGTTGACGAGGCTGCAGTTTCTATGGCAAAGCGCAGCGTTGATCTCAACAATTTATCTGAAAAAGTTAACATTCTTGCCGGGGACATAAGAGAAATCAGGACAATTTCAGCGCCTGAGGCTTATTCTTTTGTTATTGCCAATCCGCCCTATGGCAAGGTGGGCAGCGGCAGGTTAAGTGAAGGCCTGTCCAGGGCCTCGGCAAGGCATGAAGTGACAGGGGGGCTCAAGGATTTTATTAAAGCCGGCGCCTATTTGCTCAAATACCGGGGGGTCATGAGTATTATTTATCCTGCTAAAAGGCTTGCCGACCTTATGTATGAAATGAGACGTTGCGGCATAGAGCCGAAAAGGCTGAGAACGGTTCATTCCAGAAAAGGTGATGCTGCAAAACTGGTTATGGTTGAAGGCGTTAAAGGCGGGGGAGTAGAAATGGAGATAGAGGCTCCCCTTTATATCTATGAAAATGAAGATCGTTATACGGAAGAGGTTAAGGCCATGTATTTATAG